GGGGGCATCTGATTATACCTTTAACGGTGTGAGTCAAACGCAGGACGACCCTGCCCTGCAAGGCAGCATCGATAAAGCCTTTGCTAATGGCATATATGCTGGGAGCTGGGCGTCTAATGTCGATTTTGGTGGTGACACCGATTTAGAGTGGGATTTCTATGTTGGTCGTTATGTTGAACTGAACCAAAGCTGGAGCCTTGACTATGGTATTGCTTACTATTCTTATCATGGTGGTGACAACTCAAGTGACGGTAATTATCCAGAGATCTATACTAAGTTTGGTTACGCGAGTGAGTTTGGCCAAACTGAGTTTAATTTTTGGTACAGCTGGGATTATTTCGGTACCGAAGCGGGTCACACTATTGCGATGGTAGCGCATACTGTTGAAATTGCCGAAGGTCATGCACTACGAGCAAGCTTTGATATCTCCAATTCATTGGATGGCGATAAATATACATGGGATGGTAACGATAAATCTTACAATCACTATCGCCTTGCTTACCAAACGGCATTTAAAGGCTTTGATATTGAAGTGGCGGCTGAAAATACGAGCTTAGATTGGGATACGGCGGATGAACGTATCGTACTTTCTGTGTCGAGAACATTTGATTTGTAACTCGTATTAAGATGTGATGATTGTAATACCAGCCAAACCTAGGCTGGTATTTTTTTGCCTACAAGGCACAATGATTCAGTATTGTTATAAGGATGATGATTATGAATCTTAACCAAGTTACCCTGCCCGTTGATGATATGGATGCAGCTTGTCAATTCTATCGAACGCTAGGCTTTACTCAAATTGTTGATACACCGCACTATGCTCGATTTGAATGCCCTGAAGGTAATGCAACCTTCTCCTTGTCGTTAGAAACGCCTCCCATCAATAATGGTGCGGTTATTTACTTCGAGCATGAACAGTTAGATGAGTGGGTCACTGAGCTTGAGGCCCAGGGTATCGTATTTGAGCAACTTCCGACAGAGCAGCGCTATCTGTGGCGAGAAGCCATACTGTTTGACCCTGCAGGGAACAAGATCAAATTGTACTGGGCAGGTGAAAATCGACTGACTCCTCCTTGGCGTGTAGAACTTAAAGGATGTTAGTAAATTCATTCTTGTTTATTTAATGTTAAATTTTGTTTTACAAACATTGTTAAATTGTGTAACTTTAATGGTGACTGTACAACTGGGTAAGAAGTCCGAGTGGAGTCGCTTAAGTTAGGGGATTTTTCACCAATCGCCTGATGGATTGTTTTGAAAGATTGAGAACGACGTATTGAACATTTCTACAGATCAAGTTGTACCATTCTCCCAATTTGCCGTTACCAGATAAACGGATGTGCTGTTGCGGCAAATTATTTCTCTATCCTTGACTAATTGCTAGACCCTAGTTTCAAGCTTATGAACTTTCTAAAAGATATTCCAGCTGATGTAACCGAAGAAATTTTTGAAACGGTGCTGTCTCATCCAAATATTCGTATTGAACGGATAGTATCAAACGGGCATACCTCGCCAAGCTCTGGATATTATGACCAAGATGAAAATGAATGGGTACTGGTATTAAAGGGCTGTGGTGAGTTGACTTTTGAGGACGGTAAAATAGTAACCTTAAAGGCGGGTGATAGTCTTAATATTCCCGCACACCAAAAGCATAAAGTAAGTTATACAGACACTTCTGAGCCAACTATATGGCTCGCCATCTTTTATTAACTACCAAAGTTCAACTGAGCGAAGCTTAAATAAAACTAAAGTCGCCAACAAACACTTGGTTGTCGTTGGAAACTTGGGTAAACCACTCTTTTAGGCTTTCAATCGCAGCGGTTGTTTTTGCTGCAACGGTGTCGCGGTGCGGCGTCACTGCATAAACGCTATATTTTTGTAATGACCAGTCTGAACATAGTCGTTTTAGCCTCCCCGATGAGAGATGATGCCTAATTTCGGGTTCAGGTAATACCCCATAGCCAATGCCATCTAGAGTGAGCTGAATGCAAGCCTGCATATTATTCACCATAAAGCGCGCTGTTGGCAACGCCACTTGTTGATGGGTTTGTTGGTGGCTCAAATGGTAAGGGTTTTGTTTACTACTCGAATGACCAATCAAGGCGTGAGGCGCTAAGCTGTCTGGGTGCGATATATTGAGTTGTGTCAGTGGATGATGGCAACTGACACAGGGAATAAGTTGCCAGTCAGCAAGGTGACGGGCGATAAGGTTTGAGTCCTGTAAAGGGCCTATACAGATAGCTAAGTCGACGCCCTCAGTAATGATGTCAATTGATTCGTCGGTCAGGATCAAATCGACTTTTATTTGTGGAAACTGCTCACTCAAGTAGCGCAGTGGTTTACTGAGTAGCCCGCCTCCAAACCCGATGGGGGCAGATATCTTCAATATGCCAGATGGCGTATGTTGTAATAACTCGAGTTCA
This sequence is a window from Pseudoalteromonas piscicida. Protein-coding genes within it:
- a CDS encoding TorF family putative porin; the protein is MTTLKKTLFALPLVLASNYAAADWSATLTGASDYTFNGVSQTQDDPALQGSIDKAFANGIYAGSWASNVDFGGDTDLEWDFYVGRYVELNQSWSLDYGIAYYSYHGGDNSSDGNYPEIYTKFGYASEFGQTEFNFWYSWDYFGTEAGHTIAMVAHTVEIAEGHALRASFDISNSLDGDKYTWDGNDKSYNHYRLAYQTAFKGFDIEVAAENTSLDWDTADERIVLSVSRTFDL
- a CDS encoding VOC family protein, with protein sequence MNLNQVTLPVDDMDAACQFYRTLGFTQIVDTPHYARFECPEGNATFSLSLETPPINNGAVIYFEHEQLDEWVTELEAQGIVFEQLPTEQRYLWREAILFDPAGNKIKLYWAGENRLTPPWRVELKGC
- a CDS encoding cupin domain-containing protein encodes the protein MNFLKDIPADVTEEIFETVLSHPNIRIERIVSNGHTSPSSGYYDQDENEWVLVLKGCGELTFEDGKIVTLKAGDSLNIPAHQKHKVSYTDTSEPTIWLAIFY
- a CDS encoding LysR family transcriptional regulator produces the protein MNQKLTRGLKVFAKTVEAGSMSKAADLLHMTTSAVSQQISKLEQDIGLSLFNRNTRNLTLTEAGSIYYKSAIQILQTAEQAEHELELLQHTPSGILKISAPIGFGGGLLSKPLRYLSEQFPQIKVDLILTDESIDIITEGVDLAICIGPLQDSNLIARHLADWQLIPCVSCHHPLTQLNISHPDSLAPHALIGHSSSKQNPYHLSHQQTHQQVALPTARFMVNNMQACIQLTLDGIGYGVLPEPEIRHHLSSGRLKRLCSDWSLQKYSVYAVTPHRDTVAAKTTAAIESLKEWFTQVSNDNQVFVGDFSFI